The following coding sequences are from one Luteimonas sp. S4-F44 window:
- a CDS encoding EscR/YscR/HrcR family type III secretion system export apparatus protein: MDFSTFSPALVLVTVVSLALAPFVAVMVTSFTKIVVVLSLLRNALGLQQVPPNVVINGLAIVLSIYVMYPVILDVNAAVEARLEGRPPPASVQRQIEARAQQQAVREGRAIEVRPAAPTTATQAETATSPAAADGLAAEAQARGPAPDPMFSAVRGGSSNDPPEAREPVLPALAEEITQPATPSAAPAVSGAFDTNRLLTMIDAGKEPLRTFLIQHSSDAERAFFLRSVQRMLPAERRGDLTPDDFIVVVPAFTVSELTAAFQIGFLIFLPFLIIDLVVANILLALGMMMLSPTTVSLPFKLLLFVLIDGWAKLVHGLVLTYGTT, encoded by the coding sequence ATGGACTTCAGCACGTTCTCGCCCGCCCTCGTCCTGGTGACGGTGGTCAGCCTGGCGCTGGCGCCGTTCGTGGCGGTGATGGTGACCTCCTTCACCAAGATCGTGGTGGTGCTCAGTCTGTTGCGTAACGCGCTCGGCCTGCAGCAGGTGCCGCCGAACGTGGTCATCAACGGCCTGGCGATCGTGCTGTCGATCTACGTGATGTACCCGGTGATCCTCGACGTCAACGCCGCCGTCGAGGCGCGGCTCGAAGGGCGGCCGCCGCCGGCGTCGGTGCAGCGCCAGATCGAGGCGCGCGCCCAGCAGCAGGCCGTGCGCGAGGGTCGCGCGATCGAAGTCCGGCCCGCGGCCCCAACCACCGCGACGCAGGCCGAGACCGCGACCAGCCCGGCCGCGGCCGACGGCCTGGCCGCCGAAGCGCAGGCCCGCGGCCCGGCGCCCGATCCGATGTTCAGTGCGGTGCGTGGTGGCTCGAGCAACGACCCGCCCGAAGCGCGCGAGCCGGTGCTGCCGGCGCTTGCCGAAGAGATCACCCAGCCGGCCACGCCGAGCGCGGCACCGGCGGTGAGCGGCGCGTTCGACACCAACCGGCTGCTGACGATGATCGACGCTGGCAAGGAACCATTGCGCACATTCCTGATCCAGCACTCCAGCGATGCCGAGCGTGCGTTCTTCCTGCGCAGCGTGCAGCGCATGCTGCCGGCCGAGCGCCGCGGCGACCTGACGCCCGATGACTTCATCGTCGTGGTGCCGGCCTTCACCGTCAGCGAGCTCACCGCCGCGTTCCAGATCGGCTTTCTGATCTTCCTGCCGTTCTTGATCATCGACCTGGTCGTGGCCAACATCCTGCTCGCACTGGGCATGATGATGCTCTCGCCCACGACCGTGTCGCTGCCGTTCAAGCTACTGCTGTTCGTGCTGATCGACGGCTGGGCCAAGCTGGTGCACGGCCTCGTGCTCACTTACGGAACGACCTGA
- the sctS gene encoding type III secretion system export apparatus subunit SctS — translation MGDVLEFTKEALWLVLLLSGPPIAAAALIGLVVAFLQAATQLQEQTFPYALKFLTVVIMLFVTGSLIGGTLYVFADRIFLDFPGLVRR, via the coding sequence ATGGGCGACGTCCTGGAGTTCACCAAGGAAGCGCTGTGGCTGGTGCTGCTGCTGTCGGGGCCGCCGATCGCGGCCGCGGCGCTGATCGGCCTGGTGGTCGCGTTCCTGCAAGCGGCCACGCAGCTGCAGGAGCAGACGTTCCCCTACGCGCTGAAGTTTCTGACCGTGGTCATCATGCTGTTTGTGACCGGATCGCTGATCGGCGGCACGCTGTATGTGTTCGCCGACCGCATCTTCCTCGACTTCCCCGGCCTCGTCCGGCGCTGA
- the sctT gene encoding type III secretion system export apparatus subunit SctT — MFDFTQNPLLALALTLPRVAGAFLMLPLLTTETVPAMVRNSFMVSLAIVAIPIALAGAPPIEAAGTAHWSAIVLKETFIGISIGFCYGIVFWAISSAGVIIDTQVGMSMAQIFDPIQGHQTSLHGEFLSQLSSWLFMASGAFLVFLDLLMTSYTVWPVMSFFPDIRLSGMALFVGQFSYLMTAMLLLAAPAMVILLVIDLSFGLVNRYAPQLNVFALTMPIKAWLATAIILLMLGVFVEIVMRRLVDNSGLVNALKNAFGG; from the coding sequence ATGTTCGACTTCACGCAGAACCCGTTACTGGCGCTGGCGCTGACGCTGCCGCGCGTGGCCGGGGCGTTTTTGATGCTGCCGCTGCTGACCACCGAGACGGTGCCGGCGATGGTGCGCAACAGCTTCATGGTCAGCCTGGCGATCGTGGCAATCCCGATCGCACTGGCTGGGGCGCCGCCGATCGAGGCCGCCGGCACCGCGCACTGGTCGGCGATCGTGCTCAAGGAAACCTTCATCGGCATCTCGATCGGGTTCTGCTACGGCATCGTGTTCTGGGCGATCAGCTCGGCCGGCGTGATCATCGACACCCAGGTGGGCATGTCGATGGCGCAGATCTTCGATCCGATCCAGGGCCACCAGACCTCGCTGCATGGCGAGTTCCTGTCGCAACTCTCGTCGTGGCTGTTCATGGCCAGTGGCGCATTCCTGGTGTTCCTGGACCTGCTGATGACCAGCTACACGGTGTGGCCGGTCATGAGTTTCTTCCCCGACATCCGGCTCAGTGGCATGGCCTTGTTCGTCGGGCAGTTCAGTTACCTGATGACAGCGATGCTGCTGCTCGCCGCGCCGGCGATGGTGATCCTGCTGGTCATCGACCTGTCGTTCGGCCTGGTCAACCGCTACGCGCCGCAGCTCAACGTGTTCGCGCTGACGATGCCGATCAAGGCCTGGCTGGCGACGGCGATCATCCTGCTGATGCTCGGCGTATTCGTCGAGATCGTGATGCGCCGGCTGGTCGACAACAGCGGACTGGTGAATGCCTTGAAGAACGCGTTCGGCGGTTAG